A region of the bacterium genome:
GGAATTATGCGGCTTATTTCGTAACAGGCGATGAGCACGGACTGGGCGAGGTTGAGAGAGGGGAGGTCAGGGGAGGAGGGGATCTCGACCGTGGCGTCGCAGCGCTCCAGGTGTTCGTTTGCGAGCCCAGACTCCTCGGGGCCAAAGACGAGCGCTGCCCCTCCGTCCGAGGAGCGCGCGGCCAGCACAGGCGCTGCCTCGGCCACGGACATCCTCCTCCTGCGCACCTTGCCGAACCTGCGCGTGAATGCTGCTGAGAACGCGATGTCCATGAGCGCCGCGTCCAGCGTGGGGAATATCTTCGCTGACTCGAGCAGATCGCGGGCGTCGACCGCCCAGCACCGCGCTTCATCAGAGAGGTGATCGCAGGGACTCACGAGCCGAAGCTCCGAGATCCCGAAGTTCTTCATCGCCCGTGCCGCGGCCCCTATGTTCGCCGGCCCCTGAGGGGATACGAGCACTATGGCGAGTTTCTGCTCCACGACGGCGTGGATACCTGTGGAACGACACCATGTCAACTGATCGCGGACCGACCTGAAGCTGTCTTCCGCAGCGGTCGCGTTTTTTGCGACCGACCGGAAGCAGCTTCAGCAGCGGTCCGCCATCGAGAGGCGTGCACAGGCTACGGAGCTCTCCCCCTGCTGCTGCGGCAGTTCGCTCGCTACTCGTCGGCAAAAGCCCGCTGGCATCATGCGGTTTGGATGTCTTCCTCGCGTCAGCCTCCAAACCGCGATGCCAGTCGATCTTTTGCTCTCCTCATACGCTCGTCTCCTAAACGCCGCTTAATGCAGCCGGGGGCAGAGCTCCGTAGCCTGCAGCACGCAATCAAGTTTGTCTGGATGTCGGCGTTCAGTCGAAAATGACCGTCAGGAGGAGGGAGAGGAGCGACGGATTTGAAGGCGAGGCGCTGCCGGTGCTGCCCACTGTGTCGCAGAGGCAGGAGAGTGAGGGATTGAGTTCCAGGGCCCGTTGGCGATCTTTGATCGCCTCTTTGTATTTCCCGAGTTTTCGCTCTGTGTTTGCGCGATTGTAATAGGCTTCGGCAAAATTAGGATCGAGTTTTAATGCCTTTTCAAAGTCTGCGAGTGCCTCCTTATAACGCTTGAGTCTGAATTTTGCATCTCCGCGATTGTTGTAATCTATGGCGGAATTCGGGTTGAGTTCGATCGCTTTGTCGTTGTCCTTTAAAGCATCTTCATACATCCCGCGGTCACTTTTTACGGCTGCTCGATTGGAATAGAATAAAGACAGGATGTCGTCCGGTTTCATGTTTTGCATATAGACGCCTTGATCGAGTGCATCTTGGGAAATATTGTATACTACGGAATATACTGGATCATCGACGCTTAAACCTCCGTCCATATTGTATCGGTCTTCTTTGCCATCATCCCACCTGACAAAGATGTGATCTGGAGCTGGGACTAAAAATACCGGCCAGTTTAACTCGTGGGCTATTGCAAGCGCCACAAAACTAGATGTGTCGCAGTCAAGGACGTTTCTATTTATGTTGTTGATAAAACCGCTGTCACTCTGGTTCTTGAATTCAATTCCGACTCGTTCCATCCCCCCGTAAGGGAGTATCAGTTTTTTCTTAGGGAGTTCTTCACTCGCAAGGTATTCCTGTACAATGTGAAGAATCTCTTCTGCTTTTCCATATGCTTTTTTCACATCCTCCGGGGATACGAGTTCGGATTCGATGGAGATCAGATCATGTATGGGGTTGTCGGGTTTAAATGCGGTGCCTGCGGAGTAGTAGGTCTTGAAGTGGCCGCCCAGTTTTTCGAGCGCGGCCTTGTTGTCGCCCGTGAACTTCTGCCACTCGGCTGAGTCGACCTCGCCGTCGCTGTTCTGATCGGTCCTCTCCGACCCCTCGATCTTGCCGTTTCGATCAAGGTCTGCACCCCGGGTCAGGTCCAGGTCTTCGAAGTGTCGGGATAGTTCTGTCTCTATCCAGTGAA
Encoded here:
- a CDS encoding tetratricopeptide repeat protein, coding for MRPVHWIETELSRHFEDLDLTRGADLDRNGKIEGSERTDQNSDGEVDSAEWQKFTGDNKAALEKLGGHFKTYYSAGTAFKPDNPIHDLISIESELVSPEDVKKAYGKAEEILHIVQEYLASEELPKKKLILPYGGMERVGIEFKNQSDSGFINNINRNVLDCDTSSFVALAIAHELNWPVFLVPAPDHIFVRWDDGKEDRYNMDGGLSVDDPVYSVVYNISQDALDQGVYMQNMKPDDILSLFYSNRAAVKSDRGMYEDALKDNDKAIELNPNSAIDYNNRGDAKFRLKRYKEALADFEKALKLDPNFAEAYYNRANTERKLGKYKEAIKDRQRALELNPSLSCLCDTVGSTGSASPSNPSLLSLLLTVIFD
- a CDS encoding RNA methyltransferase; the protein is MEQKLAIVLVSPQGPANIGAAARAMKNFGISELRLVSPCDHLSDEARCWAVDARDLLESAKIFPTLDAALMDIAFSAAFTRRFGKVRRRRMSVAEAAPVLAARSSDGGAALVFGPEESGLANEHLERCDATVEIPSSPDLPSLNLAQSVLIACYEISRIIPTPAPDPRMQESFVPRERISALIAEAHEALSALGYDDEGPLQLRTRIKERLERIFGRAGLTERDAGMIEGLAARIKERT